From the genome of Lonchura striata isolate bLonStr1 chromosome 18, bLonStr1.mat, whole genome shotgun sequence:
TTATTACATCAAAAAGTCAAATACCTGTAGATTCAGCTGCACCAAGTCTGCCTCTCTTTTTGCTAATGCTGTTTCAAGGATATTATTGTGTTCCCGCAAAGCAGCGTTGGACTGGCTGAGACCAGTAAGTTTTCCACGTTCATGTTCCAGTTCAAGGGCCAACTTCTTATTCATTTCTTCTAAACGTTTTATCTTCTTCCTGAAGCCTCTAGATTCCTGAAGCTATAgtcaaagaaaaacacaaatcaaacaaacatAACCAAACAGCTTCAGGCTACTATCACAAAAAAATTGTCAGTTACTGTTGTCCCAGTAGTTCCAAAAGCTAATGGTTCATGTATCCTCACTGTCTCATGACCAGACACAGCCGATATCTAATACAGGAACCACTCTTCTCTCTCATCTCCTTTCCCTATAGGACAATGATTCATGGAACCACAAAGAACCAGCACAAGGCAACAAAATTTGCAAGTACCACTGACATGATGTTTCCTACCCATGATTCTGAATTTTCTCCACTGTTGGAATAAAATTTTGGAACTAAAGTTTTTCCCTGTCTCTCAGGCACTTTTTACTGTCATATACCCATTCAAACAAATTCAAGCAATCACCTCATCCTCAAGTTCCAGCACTTTCTCTCTGTATTCTTCAAGCTCCTGGCTGGTCAGTGAAATCACTTCTTGCAACTCTTTTTCCAGCATCAACTtactgctgctcacagcttgCAGTTCTGTCTTCAGAGCTTGGATCTTCTCCTGAAGACAAAGAGGTCACATGTGATTAGTGCATCACCCATCTTCAGGAATCACTTCTGCTTTGGTTAAGAAGCCTGCTTCTCTAGCAAATAGAAACAAGGTGCTAGTGTTTAATTTAAAGGTCTTGCTCAGAGCTTTCCACCTCTGCATCCAGCTACTGCTGTTGGTGTATTTGATATCTTGCTCCATTGGTTCAAGAAATTGGAGCTTCCCttagtaaattaattttcttattacaggcctaatatatataaataagcTATGGCTACCTTGAAAAACTTTTAGCTGTCAATGACAAAAAAGCAGTAAGTTAGAATCTTGGAAAACTTTCAAATACTAacccttaaaaaaattaaacaattcCAACAATAAAAATTTAATCAATAAATCTAGCTTGCCAAATCATGTCTCTCAAATATAGTTAAAGAAATTCTCAGTGCTCAGAACCCTGACACCATGTTCTTATCTagctttattttccaaatattttcatcACTTCAGGATGAAATAGTATTTCAAGACTTACAGCTCTGTCTTTGTACAATGTCAAAGGATATCTGCATACCTGAGCAATCTGGTCATTCCCACCATCAGTGATTTGTGCTTTTAGTTTGCTCAGCTCTGCCTCAGCAGATTCCTTTGCAGTAAGAGATTCCTGTAGCCTCCGACTGAGAATGCTAACTGCATTCTCATAGgctttgtgttttgctttcatCTCTTTCTGAGCACTCGTCAGGTCTGACCCAAGACgcttcattttctgtttctgctctgtAATGGCCCTGgtgtgaaaggaaaagaaaacaccagGTAAAAACAAAAGCTGCTTGACAAACAGTACTACAAGATTAATTTTTCACAACCCAACAAAATCCAACATCTGAAAGCCAAATATGAAACACAAATGCTGTAGTTTTAGTCTGTGCTAGAAGAACACTTACTTTTTTGCTTCTTCTTGCATTTGTTCTACTTGTTGTTTTAATGCCTGATTTGCCTCAGCAAGAGATTCCATTTGTTCCTTATCGAACTGCAAAGACttaacaggaagaaaaagaagaccCATGAATGTAAGAACAAAAGCATGTTTGCTGTGTATGTTtgattataaaagaaaaataacaaaatttcaaaattacttcCATCTCTACATCTAAATTGCTCTCCAGTGCTCCATattctctttcccttttattttctctaattcTTTGCTTTGGGGCCACCACTGTTAACACATATGAAGAGTGCTTGGACTTTGTTCTCAGATGGAGTTCACTTTAGGACCAAGGAAACTGTTTCCACATCAGTCTTCTATCACTCCTGTAGCACTTCTCCCCACTTATTTACATGAGATGTCATTAAGCAGTCATGCATTTACAGAATTTTGGTAGGTATATGTTGAAATGTCTAGACTCTTTTAAATATATAACCAAGAACATTAACTTGCAGGTGGTCATTCTGTTTCTTTGCAAAGTTAACAGAAACAGCAGTGTATCGTGGATGTAACACTCCTTATACCTTCCATACCTGCAGGCGTGTTTCCATATCATCTCGTTCTTTCTGCACTGACTGGAGGTGATTTTCTAGTTCCACCATCTGCTGGTGAACCTGAGATACTTCCTTCTGTAGTTTTGAATGCTCAGATTCGAGTGAGTGTTTCTCAGCTTGGATTTTCAGCAGCTCTCGTTTTATCTCCTTCAGCTCCGAGTCCAGCCGCTTCTTTGTAGCTTTCAGCTCACTGATGAGCTGGTCCTTGGAACTCGCATCTCTTCGATAAGCTTCCACCATGACCTTGCACACAAGAGTTTCAATGTCACTTCTGTTTCAGCTTTGAAAACTTTTGACTAATTTACTAGAAAATATTTACtgatattattttcatttgagtGGGTGGGGGTGTCTTACAAACCAGCATCAGCTTCTGTAAGATATTTACTCTGCttcaaaggattttttgcaagaTCAGATATCAAATAACAGTTCATGTTAGTTTATTAAATGAAACACCTTAGTGTTCTCTGCAATAAGGAGTACTCTTCTTCACATTCTTTATGGAAACTGCATTGTGTGtcatttttaaaaaccaaactaatTGTAAAATATTAACCATCCTATCCTACACACATAATTAGCAACTTTTGCTGTGAGAAGAGGGCATAACTATGACTGACAGTTTAAACAGCCTTCCCAAACTTAAACATAACAAGCTAAAACAAACTTTGACATTAGGTTAATAAGCAATCAAGCAGCAAATTAATGGTGCCACCTTATAAATAAGACACATATATGTGCAACACTAATGACATATCCATTTCAAATTACTGTTTCAAAACTGTGtaaattcagaataaaatttgCAGTAAAGCACTTATTTACCATCTAATTACTGaagcaaatattatttttcaaagctGCAAGGGAATGACAATGTTTGAAGATTTACATGAGTGCTTTTGCAAAAGCAAACCTAATCAACAAATCAAAGAGAGATTTTCCATTGAGGATCACTTGGCAAAGGCCAAAGCTCTATCAAAGCATACATTTGTTGGTGGATCAGCTTTCACATTAGTTACAGATAGAAATTCAACTGAAAGTTATAcagtttctgtattttaatgtcACAAAGTTCTGTGATACAAATAATAGATCTAAATATCTTCAAAACCTCCCCAGAAGTACATGctttcactgtaaaaaaaaaatgtattcctTGGTTTAGGTATCTGAAATTTCTTTGGTTTCACTTACCTTTTGCTGCAGGAACTGTTCTTTCACTTTTTTAAGCTGTTTTTTGAGGCTAGCATTTTCTTGTTGCAGATTTTCCACCTGccagagggggaaaaagcaaACACTGCTTTATGTACCAAATGTCATATTACACCTGATTTCTTCAGTGAGCTTATCTGCCTGATTTGTAACAATTGCCTAATCTAACAAGGATGCTGTTTCTGACTAAGCATCTCAGTGGTTAGATAACACAACATTTTCTACAGAAATACATTCACCAGGTCACCACACTGGGAACCAAATTATGGCATAAGAAAGATGTTTGGCCCATAGTGCCACAGAAGAGAGCACATTACAAAATTACTACCCCAACTGTGACTGTACTCCAAATTAttgttaaataataaataaaactggtAAGATTTCAGAAAAATCATTACCTGGCTTGACTTGACTGACATTTCTTGCTTCAGCTGCTCCAAGATTTGTGATGTTACTTCTGTATCTTCTCCAAGGCGTGTTGCCCCTTCATCAAGTTGCTCTTTACTTGCttttgctgcctgcagagccacCTCCAACACAATCTTCTCGTTCTGCAAATACTGGATTGTGTCGTCTTTAGAAGCAGCATCACTCTGGAGCTCCTCTAGCCTGGCCTTCAGTTCATCATACTGTGTTTGCAGGTCATCCAGGGACTGCTCTTTGGTGTGCAGTGTCTCTTGGGTTAGAGTCAATTGCTTCATCAGGTCGAGGTGTTCTTGCTGCAAGGATTCAAGCTGCAGCTCTCGCTGATGCAAAGTCAACTTGGCCTgatgggaaatatttttaagattaaattaatataaaacaaAGGTTATCTTTTCAAAAGCACTCTAGTCAAAATCAAGTATTATAATTAATACTTTAGCCTCTAggagaaaataacagaaagtgaaaatatttttaaactttcctAGACCACTCATATTTACTCTGTTAATTGTATCCACCGCCTTGAGCAGCATCTGTTACCTTACAGGATAAGCAATGACCAGAATGACAAacctaaaatatttataatattcaCTGCATTCAGAAGTTTTACTTGAAAAATGCGTCCACAGAAAATGCAGGTAAATTCAGCATTATTAATAATACCATATCATTACATGGTATATAGTACTGAGCTATCACATACTTCATGTCACTGCAGCCCTTGACATGCTGCCTGCATAAGGTTAAAGCAGGACTCTGCAAGTGTAAATGTAAGTAATGATATCCTGACTGCTTAACAACTTTGACCATGGATCTGTGGTTCTTGTCTATACTTAAATAATCACATACTGAATTCactaaaaaatccccagcatCTGTCAAGACAGTAGttatgacatttttaaaaagtattattaCTGACATGGttggaaaaaaagccttttcacCTGGAACAGAATGATTTTAGTATGCACTTCATTTTTGCAGCAATCTTTCAGGTTTCAAAAAGAAGTTTAGAGCTTGGTATCTATTTACTATTGCTTTTTCTACCAAACAAGTATTTCCCTTGGAATTCTGGGAAGTTGATTAACAAGAGTCTACCTGTTCCAATTCTTGCTCCAATGTTGCTGCAGAATCAGCCATTTTCTGAAGTTGTTCTTTCTCATCCTCAAACTCCTCTAGTTTTCTCTGCAAGTCTTCTTCCACCATGGTTTTAGCCTCCTGGATCTGCATGAAGGCGGCTTCCTGATCTAACATGTCAGCCTGCATAGAAAAAGCATGGAATCAACTTCTACAGTTCCAATGGAGGGGAAGGAgcgggaaaaaggaaaaaaaaataggaaaagagaaaaataaattatcaagAAAATTTGTagaggaaaaacacaaaaataattctgataTCTGCCTTACACACCTGTATGCCTTTACTGAAGTCACTCATTCCTATACTTAAAATACCTTAGAATAATAGTGAATGTCCTGCATACTTGTGACAATCTGAATGCCTATTAAATAACACCCAGTCCTTTCTCAGTtgacatgaagaaaaagaatctttattaaaatgaagattttgggaaaattctaAACTAAAAGGGATTCCTTGGATGCTGTAGCTACTCAGGAAACAGGCCTGTCATTTATACAAGCTGTCAGTAACACTGTAGATGGGGTGCTTCCACTAACCTGAATTTTACTCTCCTTTGAGACTCAGAAGCTGAAAATCAGAGGATTTTAAGGTTCTAAGAGCTTTGGAAGTGACTGTACTGCACTTCAGATTTTACCCAACTTTTCTTactggagggaaggaaggacaaACCTGATTACTGAGCAACTTCACACACTTAAAAAGCACATTACTGATTTAGATTAATTTCCATTTAAGTTTCCTCTTGAATAAGTTCATGGATGGGCAAAGGACAGCATTTACATTTGCCTTCAAGCTTCAATTAAAAACATACCAGAACTGAAAATTCAAGCATCATCTTTGAATGGGAAATACATGGCTTTGTTCCCTCTAATTGTTCATAATGCCATGCAAATTTATTTGCTCTGAAATATTTACTACTTTTATAATGCAGGATTTGAACTAATTCATACAAATTCTATATTACTTTGCCAAAACAATCTTGATTTTGCAAAACATAAATACACAACCCAGACAGAACTTAACTCACAAAAACCATCAACAACCATACCTCAATATTTTGTAGTTGTGCTGCAATACGTTCCTTTTCTTTAATGGACCTGTGCTGGGTTTCAGTCAGCTGCTGAGACAGGGCCACATTCTCTAGTTTGAGATGTTCCAACATCCCTGCTTGAGTCATCTGCCCAGcctaaaggaaggaaaaaaaaaccacagaaaatacCAACAGAATTTAAgagtttcaggaaaaaaaaaaccaaaaaaaaacatgttgaaACTGTGAGTGCCTTATTCCAGTTACTGCTTTCATGACACTCATCCAGTCAGGCCACTGTAGAAGGCCACTAGGTTGTCCTGTGGATAAAACTGACAAAAAAGAGACTGTCAGTTCTCCCATATGCAATAAATCACAATACCTGTATATTGGCCATCTCACTCTGCAGCCTGACACGGGCCTCCTGGGCCAggaccagctgctgctggtaCCACTGCCTCACATTTTGGAGAGATGTGATTTCTGTTTCAGATGCCTTCAGCTTGTTGGTCAGTGTGGTCCGTTCCAGCTGCACCTTCTGAAGCTGGGTCTGCAAGGAGGCCAACTGCTGTCGCAGGTCATGaactagaaaaacaaaaataaagaacttGGACTAACACACCCCATTGTGCTATTTTTATGCACACTTTTTCAAGGATTATTGCTGTATTTGTAATTTTATCTATTTCTCCTTAACTGTTGAACAAAAGCACATATGCCTAATTATATAAAGATTGGTTTTTCCTGCCAAAGTGCTAGAATCCAAAGTACCAGGTCAtaagaagaataaaattaaactgaatTAATCACTTCTGTAAGCATTCACAGTTCCTTAGAGGCAGAAAACATGAACTAACTAAACATCAGGAAGTAGGTGTCCTGGCATGTAGAGTCATCATTACAAATAAGCATTTGTACAATtttccaaaaaaacaaccaggcCACTGTCTGGACTAAATATTTATGCCTccctctccaggctggcagtggcAGCTTGCAAACTGTGACACTTCTGTGacacaaaatcaaaaccaaacatCTTAAAATTGAGGCCATTTTATTAGTATGATATCAAATAAACACAAGTTtgaatttcttcttcttcttggaCTTCAGAATgaagctgaaataaaattatttatggaACAACAAATTTTAAAGACTGACATTTTCATCATCCCACCTGTACTGTCTCTGGTGAGAACATTTTTTTGCATATCTTCAACCTTCTGCAGGAGTCTCTGGTACTGCTCCTCTGCTAACTGCAAATCATTGTTTGAAGAAGCCAAACTGGCATTCTTTGCTTCCAAGGCATTTTGCAGGTCAGCCATTGCTCGTTCCAGATCCCAGCAAGACTGCTTTAATGTGGCCACTTCTGAGCTCAGGGATTCCTGCTTCTGCTGGCTGCTTTGGCTGTGCTCCATCTGTGCCTGAAGCTTCATGTTCAAAGCTGCAAGTTGGGCTTGTAGCTCAGTCTTCTCTTTTAGAGCCTGAATGTGTCCACAAaatcaaaatgagaaaatctaTTAGTGGCTGACTAAAAAAGATGCCCAGCAAAGTGGCTTTGACAAGGAGGCACAAAGGAGGTGCCTCTTGCGCTGGAACTGAGATTTCCCATCTctctgtccttatctcaacccatgagccTTTCATTgttatttcttctcttccctgaccagctgaggaagggagggactgagcagctttggtgaacacctggcatccagccagggtcagcCCACCACAGCATTCTTGTAAAGTACCTAATTTAACAATGTTTTTACAAAACACAAATCCACAAGTAATGAGCAAGAGGTTcttgaaaatttattaaaatattattttgatttGCTGAATACAGAATTCCAAATTCATTTTCTACCTGATTAGCTTCTAGTGAGAGTGCTTCTAGTTGCCCTTCAAGTCTCATCTTCTCCTTCATAACCTGCAGCATCTCGTCATGAGTTCCTGCGATAGAGCTTTCCATAGAAACACTGCAGACAGAGACAACATAAGCACAGTTACAGGGTTAGAATACAGCACTTGTCTATTTGAAGAAAAGTGGCTCTGAAATTAAGAGGTACTTGGAATCCGTACGGTTTAGGCTGTTTGacattttttctggtttatgaCAGATTCAGACCACAGTGTAACAACCTCtgataaaaagagaaagaaattatattcaTGCTAAGTTTTTATACTTTAGTTTCCTGTACTTGCAGCAACTAGAACCTAGTGTGGCACCATATATTTGCTATTTTTCAGAACTGTAATCACTGACTTCATCATATTTTGTATTTAGAGATCCCATTTTAAGCAGACAACTGGACATGATGGGATCACAAAACCTTCACAATTATAATTGTCTGCTTTAATGTGCCTGGGACATACCATCAGCTGCTGCAAAAGAAGGAATAAAGGTATTTGGCATAAGGGATTCCTTATGCTGATTCCTTGCTGTACAGCTACGGCATCTggagaaaaatatcttttctcATTACCATAGAAATAAATCTAAGCCAGAATAATCAACAACTGATTGCACACCTCAACATATTTGGACATGACACTTTATTCCAATAAAGCAGGGGGAAGTAATTTCAAAAGTAGGACATATAAAATACGCATCTGCAGAAAACTGATAAAAAGCACACATTGTTAAGGGCTTCACCAGTTATGCACTAGCTTTCTGAATCAGTTTAAGACCTGCCATATACACATAAGCTTGGGAAACTAAATCTCATTCTCAAAGGGCTGAAGAGGATAAGATATCTAGGACAAGACTCTTGGCATTTCTTAACTATGTGAGGTCTGAAAGGTACATGCACAGATTATGAAAAAGATAACACTAAATATCATTGAGACAGTCTATACTTTCAGACTTTATAGACAAAGGCTCATGAGCGATTCAGTGAATGAAGTCCTTCTATACAGACAGAAACAACTGCTTGCAGTACATTTAACACAGCCAGTGGCAAAAATATCTTTCTCTAAAGATATACTTAGCAAATAGGTACTGAAGTGAAGCAACCTCTCAGATTCTTTTAGAATTTGTAAGCTACTAACAGACTCAACAACAGGGTAAGTTAAAACTGGATCTGAAGTTAGTAGGAGAGAAAAGTAATAGGCTGCCTATTccaagaaaatataattaactAACAATAGATATTCTTACCTGCTAGAAATACTGTCTCTCCTGCTCCGTACCTCTCCATTAACTTCTTGCTCTTGGGCCTGATGCTCCActgctgcagcctgcagcacctcactGATGGAAGGAAATTGCCCCATTGCTTCAGGATGTATCTTCTGGCCATTTATTGTATATGGAGTATCCTGTTTGCCTTCTGCATTCTGTGAACTGCTATACAGCCCTTTCCCTGACACACTGCTGTAGGTAGAGCTGTCGCTCTCATTTCCATCCAGCCTCATTCCCACTTCACTCCCATCAATCTCTGAAATGCTGTCTCCTGCCAAGGAGGAATTCTCTACTCGATCATCCACGTCAGAGGGTAGACTGATCTCGGACACAACTGATGTTGGGCCACTTCTGCTTTGCATCAGAGCCCCCCCAGGTAAGTCAGTAGCCACAGAATTCCCAGTAGCATTTTGAGCAGCTGAATCTTCAGTTCTGTAATCAGCCAAGGACCGGATCTTGCTGGCCTTAGATTTTGagcttcttctttcttttgagGATGCTGGAAGTCCCAAGCTACCCAGCTTTGgccccctggggacactggtcCGCAAAAAGGAGTATTCTTTTGTCATTGCTACAGTGCTGGCTCTTGGCAGGATTTCTGGATTTAACATCAGCTCAGGATCCAGGGTGCTGGAGGGACGGGCTTTGGATGTAGACTGACTTGACTAAAAGAAGCAAAGAGTCAACAATAAATTCTGAAATAGCATCcaagacttattttgctgtaGCTTAAGATATTAAGATCTATACTTTTACATTGATACTAAACATATGTCCTTTCATAAACAAGGTAAATTATGCCAGCAATCAACCCTATCAAGCTTCAGTATATAGATGTTGAAAAAGTTCATATGAGACTCCAAAAGGTAACTGAAAAATACTGGAAACTGAAAAATATAGGCAAAATTGAACATTTAGGTTACTTTAAATTTGGTGTCTGTTTCTTCCTCCCCTATTTTAAGTAGCACAAAATGGTACATTACTGATGAGGTAACAGAATCAAATCTTGCCcatccagaaggaaaaaatgttttctctcaTTTCAGAAAACTACTGATTGTTTTAATTCAGGGAACAGAAATGGTAAAGTTTTCAAGCTTCTCAACAAAACACCATCTAGAAGATGAGTTGTGTGGTACTCACTCTTTCTTGGTGTCTCTTCACTCGGTATTGTTTGAGCTGTTCTTCCAGACGCCTTCTTGCCTGAAGTCTGATTTGTTCTTCATTTTCCAATGGCAGTGAAGACTCTACGGAGCCTGTAAGAGAAAGGAATCTTCAGTCAAACAGAAAACTCCAATGCAGATAAAAGGGATGCAAAAGGTAAAAACCCCTTCTACCATCAGCAACATGCTTCATGCTTAAGCAAGGAACAAAAGGAAAGCCCACTGACATGCACCTCAAATGACCCTCTTCAAATACATCCTTGTCTAAGCACTGATAAAGCCTGTGGACTTCCACTGCTCAGGTTGCAAATGCTATAGCTCCTCCACAGATGGAGGAGATGACAAGACATTaaagagcaaggaaaaaaatattgctgtcacttaatctcaCCTGTCCTGCATTTCTGATGGTACTAAAATTATAAAACTAAGCAAGACCTACATAGTCCACTCATTCCCTACAAGTAGTGGAAAATAGTTCCTTAGATATATTTTCTTACCTTTTATTAACTCACATTAAACCTTAACTCACATTAAACCTTTCCTGTAGTAAGGCTTCTAGACACCTTAATATAAAgactttcccttctcctccccttcactgatcttttcttttttttcttagcttAAAATCACCCGGTtctgctgttctttttttttaatgtcaccTGTTACTCCTAATAATCTAGAAGATTAGAATAGCTTCAGCCCCAGAAAGCATGAATTCCCCTCCAGCCAAGAGCCAGTTTTAAATGGTAAGGCATGTGCCTTAGCAACAGCAGAGGGTGGtttactgaaagaaaatgaactGCAGTTCTAAGTAAAAGTTTACTGCAAAAATGAAGTTTAGTTGAAGCTTAAATGATGTTACAGAAGTCCAGAGCCAGGCTCAGAGTAAGAAGCTTTATGCAGCAAGAGAAAGCAGGGGCACCACCATAAACAGATGCTTACACAATTCAGTTTCTTGCATGGGAAGACTTAGTTTGAGAGACTGCAAAGCTTCTTTTCTAAGAGCTATGCCCTCAGCACTAGTTCCCTGAGACTTCCTTAGGCTGTCATGGAAACCAGTCACACCTGGGGATGACTCTTCACCCTGATCACTGCTGGTAGGATCAAAAGATCCAGGAGAGTCAAGGCAGAGTGACTCTGGCCCATTCTGGCAGGCATCCACTTTGCTGTTTATCTCCAGACTTCCCTCTTCATTTGGCACTTTGTTGATGTTATTACTGGTAGCTGGAAAAGAAAGTTTTACTGAGCTACAACTTCAAGCCACATAATTCATCTTCACAGCTCCACCCAAATACAATGCCAGCACTACTGCCCTTACATTGTATGAATATAGAAACTTCTACTGACAGCAACTGGCAGGAGAAATTTCATAGAGGATTTTTGATTCTTTACTTTAAAAGACCAGAACAAGTACTTTTCATTTGCTTTACTATGTTGCCCTCAAGCAGGACCTCAAAAGTCATCACAAAACATATCTTCAAAACTTCACAGAGGTTTTTAAAACTTGTTAGGTTTAGAAGCATGAAACACCGAGTGTAAGGAACTCCGAGAGACAATCTACTACAAGTaagcctcagcagctgcaggccTGTGCTGAATGATTCAGCTCTTTGATGTgcagctgggcactggggagaAAGCATCCACCATCCCGATTTCCAGCCTGGCCCAAGCAGTTTCTCAATTTTAAGCTGAGCTTACACTTTTTCAAATACGATATCTTCATCATAAGCACAGTAGAAAAGCTCATATGTATCAAAATAATGAACCTACCAATTAAAATGCAATTGAAGAACCACTTCAACACCAATTCTGTCCCCACTTactagtatttttcttttccagcaggaaaaaatgcATACTCAAACCCAGATAAACATTTTACAGGTTTATACTCTGGATTTCTCacacattttatttcacttaGATGGGGACAACTAATATTTATGAACCTGCTGTTGCAAAAAACCTGTGTAACTTTAAATTAATTACTATAGATCTCAAATGAGCAGAGCACTGAAACAACCACTGCCTTTCTGTTCATTCCCACACCACGTTATCACTGAAGTAACTGCAACTGGAATaatatgcaattttttttttcctaaagatggtggaaaatatttaacatttatgAACACAAAGTATTTGCAATTCCAAAAATCAAGTTCCCACTTCTGCAGTGCATCTTCCCTCAAGCCAGCTCAGTGTGAAACAGCATAGAGAAAACTGAATGAAGAAACTGAATTGGGGTAGAAATAAAAAGCTTTCAGACTTAGGTTGCCAAAACCCATCAGCTCTAAGATTTGAATCAAAATACTTCTCAGTATCTTATTTGTCATGCAGATAACATTTCAGGCCATGCAGCCTTAATAATTTCTCTGAGTTAGATCATCATGTCTTCACAAAAACAGCTGCAGGCATGATGGAAGGCGCGAGTTCAACAAGGATGTAAAGGACGACAGAGGGAAAGACTGCTTTTTAATGactaacattttaaaactaGAATAATGGCAAAACCAAATTTAAAATAGGTGTCAATGCTAAGAATAGTCACAAGAAGCCAAAAATAAGAAGACGGGTCATACATTCAGAAATATTGTTTCTGCCCATCTCAGAAGCTGCATCAGGTTTATactttattcacattttttcctcCCAGCATTGAGTGACATACATATAGCAAAGAGATGCTGG
Proteins encoded in this window:
- the GOLGA3 gene encoding golgin subfamily A member 3 isoform X2 encodes the protein MDSSSVQQDVHLESRSSNGAPSSSEELLDCKAKLQLVTTDEINTTSNNINKVPNEEGSLEINSKVDACQNGPESLCLDSPGSFDPTSSDQGEESSPGSVESSLPLENEEQIRLQARRRLEEQLKQYRVKRHQERSSQSTSKARPSSTLDPELMLNPEILPRASTVAMTKEYSFLRTSVPRGPKLGSLGLPASSKERRSSKSKASKIRSLADYRTEDSAAQNATGNSVATDLPGGALMQSRSGPTSVVSEISLPSDVDDRVENSSLAGDSISEIDGSEVGMRLDGNESDSSTYSSVSGKGLYSSSQNAEGKQDTPYTINGQKIHPEAMGQFPSISEVLQAAAVEHQAQEQEVNGEVRSRRDSISSSVSMESSIAGTHDEMLQVMKEKMRLEGQLEALSLEANQALKEKTELQAQLAALNMKLQAQMEHSQSSQQKQESLSSEVATLKQSCWDLERAMADLQNALEAKNASLASSNNDLQLAEEQYQRLLQKVEDMQKNVLTRDSTVHDLRQQLASLQTQLQKVQLERTTLTNKLKASETEITSLQNVRQWYQQQLVLAQEARVRLQSEMANIQAGQMTQAGMLEHLKLENVALSQQLTETQHRSIKEKERIAAQLQNIEADMLDQEAAFMQIQEAKTMVEEDLQRKLEEFEDEKEQLQKMADSAATLEQELEQAKLTLHQRELQLESLQQEHLDLMKQLTLTQETLHTKEQSLDDLQTQYDELKARLEELQSDAASKDDTIQYLQNEKIVLEVALQAAKASKEQLDEGATRLGEDTEVTSQILEQLKQEMSVKSSQVENLQQENASLKKQLKKVKEQFLQQKVMVEAYRRDASSKDQLISELKATKKRLDSELKEIKRELLKIQAEKHSLESEHSKLQKEVSQVHQQMVELENHLQSVQKERDDMETRLQSLQFDKEQMESLAEANQALKQQVEQMQEEAKKAITEQKQKMKRLGSDLTSAQKEMKAKHKAYENAVSILSRRLQESLTAKESAEAELSKLKAQITDGGNDQIAQEKIQALKTELQAVSSSKLMLEKELQEVISLTSQELEEYREKVLELEDELQESRGFRKKIKRLEEMNKKLALELEHERGKLTGLSQSNAALREHNNILETALAKREADLVQLNLQVQAVLKRKEEEDQQMQQLIQALQASLEKEKLKVKDLQKQEAAAKADAAHNRRHHRAAMLELSEIKKELHAKELLVQALQAEVDKLQVEDEKHSQEVSQFQQELAEARSQLQVLQKNLDDKLSEQPLVSQEVEDLKWEVERKEREIETLKQQLDMTEQRSHKELEGIQAVLQNIKTELEMVKEDLSATQKDKFMLQAKVTELKNSMKSLLQQNQQLKLDLKHGKMKKRKELKSENNSSNPVTPVKIPDCPVPAALLEELLKPTAVSKEPLKNLNSCLRQLKQEMDSLQRQMEEHTITVHESMSSWTQIEGKLMDLTSTSPTTASDQQETPSADEKKENSSVTDKEALTL